Proteins from a single region of Desulfobacterales bacterium:
- the hisI gene encoding phosphoribosyl-AMP cyclohydrolase has product MMMLEFSKMGGLVPAIVQDHSTGDVLMLAFMNEAAWLHTLKTGKATFWSRSRNSLWIKGETSGNVQLVKEIRVDCDNDTVLLKVEQVGGAACHTGHRSCFYKQVSKNGEIKIIGAPLFDPEEVYKK; this is encoded by the coding sequence ATAATGATGCTTGAATTTAGCAAAATGGGAGGGCTTGTTCCTGCGATTGTTCAGGATCACAGCACCGGGGACGTATTGATGCTGGCTTTTATGAACGAAGCTGCTTGGTTGCACACACTGAAAACAGGGAAGGCAACCTTTTGGAGCCGAAGCCGAAACTCCCTTTGGATCAAGGGGGAAACCTCCGGGAATGTTCAACTGGTAAAGGAGATTCGAGTGGACTGCGACAACGACACCGTGCTGCTGAAGGTCGAGCAAGTGGGCGGCGCGGCCTGCCACACCGGTCATCGAAGCTGCTTTTATAAACAAGTGAGCAAGAACGGAGAAATCAAAATTATTGGGGCGCCGTTATTCGACCCCGAGGAGGTATACAAAAAATGA
- a CDS encoding PBP1A family penicillin-binding protein — protein sequence MQKQKTKSEIKKARVKKGPGGMIATFFKWTAWGCFFFFILGCVVAAGIYFHISETLPKISTLADYRPPVISTIYADDNRKIAEFAKERRIVVPLTLMPRMLTEAFIAAEDSRFYKHQGIDFISIIRALFKNIEAGTIVQGGSTITQQVTKSFFLTPERNYARKIKEAILAYRIDKSFSKEEVLYLYLNQIYLGHGAYGVEAAAENYFGKSVSDLNLAECAILAGLPQAPSRDSPFRHPERAKQRQIYVLNRMVEEGIITNIQATEAINTELDIKPRRNWYIEEVPHYAEHVRRYVEKTYGADKLYNEGLQIYTAVNIEMQKIAREEMGAGLRALDKRQGYRGPVKHLAPSEIEPFFQALKSETEPVALTPGALTTGVVVSINDTEKILGVRLADGIGSLAPIDMRWARKASAQNPGDVLAVGDVIMVSIKSVADETGLFQLALEQTPAVQSALMCIEAQTGHVKTMVGGYDFKENQFNRAIQARRQPGSAFKPIIYAAAMDKGFTPASMIVDSPIVFTASESNIKWKPKNYEEKFNGPTLLRDALAHSRNIVSIKLLQQIGVGYAIDYARKLGIESPLSRNLSIALGSSGVSLLELLTAYSVFANHGYLVSPIFIIKIVDRDGNVLELNSSVRKKAIDKTTAYIVTSMLESVVQDGTGQRVQELHRPVAAKTGTTNDLFDAWFIGYTPRYITGTWVGFDEEKTLGRGETGGRAALPIWLGFMKRILADKPVQVFEVPDGVVFAKIDAKTGLLPIAESGETRFEVFKEGTQPTEYSEAPGTLAGPEDFFKSDL from the coding sequence ATGCAAAAACAAAAAACAAAATCAGAAATCAAAAAGGCCCGTGTCAAAAAAGGCCCGGGTGGAATGATAGCGACTTTTTTCAAATGGACAGCGTGGGGTTGCTTTTTCTTTTTTATTCTCGGATGTGTCGTGGCAGCCGGCATTTATTTTCATATCAGCGAAACGTTGCCCAAAATATCGACCCTTGCCGATTATCGCCCGCCGGTCATCAGTACCATTTATGCCGACGATAATCGCAAAATTGCTGAATTCGCCAAGGAGCGGCGGATCGTGGTGCCGCTTACACTGATGCCCCGGATGCTGACTGAAGCGTTTATCGCGGCTGAGGATTCCCGGTTTTATAAACATCAAGGGATCGACTTTATTAGTATTATTCGCGCGCTGTTTAAGAATATCGAGGCGGGCACCATTGTTCAGGGGGGCAGCACCATCACGCAACAGGTGACCAAATCCTTTTTTTTAACGCCGGAAAGAAACTATGCGCGTAAGATCAAGGAGGCCATTTTGGCCTATCGAATCGATAAGTCCTTCTCAAAAGAGGAGGTGCTTTATCTATACTTGAACCAAATCTATCTGGGCCACGGCGCCTATGGCGTGGAGGCCGCGGCTGAGAATTATTTTGGAAAATCGGTCAGCGATTTGAATCTGGCGGAATGCGCTATTTTAGCTGGGTTGCCCCAGGCGCCTAGCCGCGATTCGCCTTTCCGGCACCCGGAACGGGCTAAACAGCGACAGATCTATGTTCTCAACCGAATGGTGGAAGAAGGGATCATCACCAATATTCAAGCCACCGAGGCCATCAATACGGAACTGGACATCAAACCCCGCCGCAACTGGTATATCGAAGAGGTCCCCCATTATGCGGAGCATGTTCGCCGCTATGTTGAAAAAACCTATGGCGCGGATAAGCTGTATAATGAGGGGCTTCAGATTTATACGGCCGTCAATATTGAGATGCAGAAAATCGCCCGGGAGGAAATGGGTGCCGGGTTGAGAGCCCTCGATAAACGGCAGGGGTATCGCGGGCCGGTTAAGCACCTTGCGCCCTCGGAAATCGAACCGTTTTTTCAGGCCCTGAAGTCCGAAACGGAACCGGTCGCCCTAACCCCCGGCGCGTTGACGACCGGTGTTGTGGTTTCCATAAATGATACTGAAAAAATCTTAGGGGTGCGCCTGGCCGACGGAATCGGCTCACTTGCGCCGATCGATATGCGCTGGGCACGAAAGGCGTCCGCTCAAAACCCCGGCGACGTGCTGGCTGTCGGTGATGTCATTATGGTCTCGATCAAATCGGTGGCTGATGAGACCGGATTGTTTCAACTGGCTCTGGAGCAGACCCCGGCCGTGCAATCCGCATTGATGTGCATCGAGGCGCAGACGGGCCATGTCAAAACTATGGTGGGCGGCTATGATTTCAAGGAAAACCAGTTCAACCGGGCCATTCAGGCCCGGCGTCAGCCTGGTTCGGCCTTCAAGCCGATCATCTATGCTGCCGCGATGGATAAAGGCTTTACACCCGCCTCAATGATTGTTGATTCGCCGATTGTGTTTACGGCCTCCGAAAGCAATATCAAATGGAAGCCGAAAAACTACGAAGAGAAATTTAACGGCCCTACGCTGCTGAGAGACGCGCTGGCGCACTCACGCAATATTGTTTCGATCAAGCTCCTTCAGCAAATCGGTGTGGGCTACGCCATTGATTATGCCCGGAAACTGGGCATCGAATCGCCCTTAAGCCGTAATTTGTCCATCGCGTTGGGCTCTTCAGGCGTATCGCTTTTGGAATTGCTTACGGCCTATTCGGTTTTTGCCAACCATGGGTATCTGGTCTCCCCGATTTTTATCATCAAAATCGTGGACAGGGATGGAAACGTGCTGGAACTCAACAGCTCGGTAAGGAAAAAAGCAATCGATAAAACGACGGCTTACATTGTGACGAGTATGCTTGAAAGTGTCGTTCAAGATGGCACCGGACAGCGGGTTCAGGAATTGCATCGGCCGGTTGCGGCCAAAACCGGCACCACCAACGACCTTTTTGATGCCTGGTTTATCGGATATACGCCACGCTATATTACCGGTACATGGGTCGGGTTTGACGAGGAAAAAACCCTGGGAAGGGGAGAAACCGGCGGCCGTGCAGCCCTCCCCATATGGCTCGGGTTTATGAAAAGAATTCTTGCGGATAAACCGGTGCAGGTGTTCGAGGTGCCCGATGGGGTGGTGTTCGCAAAAATCGATGCGAAAACAGGCTTGCTCCCCATAGCCGAGTCCGGAGAAACCCGGTTTGAAGTTTTCAAAGAGGGAACTCAACCCACCGAGTACTCCGAAGCGCCGGGCACCTTGGCCGGTCCGGAAGATTTTTTTAAATCCGACCTGTAG
- a CDS encoding radical SAM protein, whose translation MASVDAPLIVPIFLPYAGCPHRCVFCNQESITGNRAQPLAHQTIKSRIDHFLKGCRPSSRRIQLAFYGGNFLGMAPEDVLSLLEMAAAYVKEGKIHGIRFSTRPDTIDSHRLDCLCAYPVDAVEIGAQSMNDEVLRLSRRGHTAEGTQQAVALLKSKGFVTGLQLMVGLPGDDERRAMASARSAAALSPDFVRIYPTVVLKESPLAKLYTSGRYISWTIERCVSIVKEMHGAFREKNIPVIRMGLQATVDLDSDACILAGPYHPAFGHLVISRIFLDKAVSTLKACAQLPEKAQRVTFCVHPRSVPRLRGQHNENIKKLKQMFGLVTVDVRSDPLLAEDDVKLTKV comes from the coding sequence ATGGCCTCCGTTGACGCACCGCTGATTGTTCCGATCTTTTTGCCTTACGCGGGCTGTCCCCACCGTTGCGTGTTTTGCAACCAGGAAAGCATCACCGGAAACCGTGCGCAACCGCTGGCTCATCAAACGATCAAAAGCCGTATCGATCATTTCCTGAAGGGATGCCGCCCGTCATCCCGCCGCATTCAACTGGCGTTCTACGGTGGTAATTTCCTAGGCATGGCACCCGAGGATGTTTTATCTTTGCTGGAAATGGCTGCCGCTTATGTAAAGGAGGGAAAAATCCATGGCATTCGATTTTCAACTCGCCCGGACACAATCGATTCGCATCGCCTTGACTGCTTATGCGCCTATCCGGTGGATGCCGTCGAGATAGGGGCTCAGTCCATGAACGATGAGGTTCTGCGCCTTTCCAGAAGGGGCCATACCGCCGAAGGCACTCAGCAGGCCGTCGCCCTTTTAAAGTCAAAAGGCTTCGTTACCGGGCTGCAACTAATGGTGGGCCTGCCCGGCGACGATGAACGCCGCGCCATGGCAAGCGCTCGCAGCGCTGCGGCCTTATCGCCCGACTTTGTCCGCATTTACCCCACCGTCGTATTGAAGGAGAGCCCCCTGGCCAAATTATATACCAGCGGCCGATATATCTCCTGGACGATAGAGCGGTGCGTATCCATCGTTAAAGAGATGCATGGGGCCTTTCGGGAAAAAAACATACCGGTGATTCGTATGGGGCTGCAGGCAACGGTCGATCTTGACAGCGATGCGTGCATTCTCGCCGGCCCCTATCATCCGGCGTTCGGCCATTTGGTCATTTCCCGAATCTTTCTCGACAAGGCCGTGTCCACACTGAAAGCCTGCGCTCAACTGCCTGAAAAAGCGCAACGCGTAACGTTCTGTGTTCACCCCCGCAGCGTGCCGCGCCTGCGCGGACAGCACAATGAAAACATTAAAAAACTGAAGCAAATGTTTGGCCTGGTCACTGTCGATGTCCGATCAGATCCACTTCTTGCGGAAGATGACGTCAAATTGACGAAGGTGTAA
- the rnc gene encoding ribonuclease III, which yields MQQDIIDIQEKLGYRFSDPAYLEEALRHSSYVNELSESNIRDNERLEFLGDAVVNLLVGHLLMDKYPNLKEGDLSRLRAGLVNEQELAAIARTLNLGKHLNLGKGEAQTHGHEKPSILADALEAVLAAVYLDGGLKCVFDVFSDHFITKLADTKPTVPLDYKSRLQELVQLKRRITPQYRLIDETGPDHDKTFRAQIIVGELITEGLGKSKKAAEQDAARQLLTLIEAST from the coding sequence ATGCAACAAGATATAATCGACATTCAGGAAAAACTCGGATACCGGTTTTCCGATCCGGCCTATTTAGAAGAGGCCTTGCGGCATAGCTCCTACGTCAACGAGCTGTCCGAAAGCAATATTCGGGACAACGAACGTTTGGAATTTCTGGGAGATGCCGTTGTAAACCTGCTGGTAGGTCACCTGTTGATGGATAAGTATCCGAATCTCAAAGAAGGTGATTTATCCCGCCTTCGCGCCGGTCTGGTCAATGAGCAGGAGCTGGCTGCCATTGCCCGCACCCTGAACCTGGGCAAGCATTTGAACCTCGGCAAGGGAGAAGCGCAAACCCACGGTCATGAGAAGCCGTCCATTCTGGCCGATGCGCTGGAGGCGGTTTTGGCCGCGGTTTATCTGGACGGTGGGTTAAAATGCGTATTTGACGTGTTTTCAGACCATTTTATCACCAAACTGGCGGATACAAAGCCAACAGTTCCCCTCGATTATAAAAGCCGGCTTCAGGAACTGGTGCAACTCAAACGGCGAATAACCCCTCAATACCGGCTCATTGATGAAACCGGACCGGATCATGACAAAACCTTTCGCGCACAAATCATCGTCGGCGAATTGATCACCGAGGGCCTCGGCAAGAGCAAAAAAGCCGCCGAGCAGGATGCCGCCCGGCAACTACTCACTCTCATTGAAGCGTCTACATGA
- a CDS encoding PHP domain-containing protein, which translates to MVFDSSAPIDLHIHSTASDGSLSAVEILRTARQIGLAAISITDHDTLEGARDALKIGVAGDLKFLPGVEISAGPPDNLPISGSMHLLGYNISLNNQALNHELAKLQAARANRNPEIVRLLNEIGLPMSYESLLASWDGQLSRPHIASHMLEKGYVTSIDEAFDNYLSRGKPAYVDKYRVDWRRAIEVVRSAGGVCVLAHPSLLELSDVDTLEGLIVTLKTAGLGGIEVFYPEHTPEQTEFYKTLALRYDLLMTGGSDFHGAINPHIRMGVGSGDLSVPYSLYEKLIYASSCNKI; encoded by the coding sequence TTGGTATTTGATTCGTCCGCACCCATTGACCTGCATATTCACTCAACGGCATCGGACGGCTCGCTTTCGGCAGTTGAAATCTTAAGGACGGCCCGGCAGATAGGTCTGGCCGCCATTTCCATCACGGATCATGACACCCTTGAAGGCGCTAGGGATGCGCTGAAAATCGGCGTGGCCGGCGACTTAAAATTTCTTCCCGGTGTTGAGATCAGCGCCGGCCCACCCGATAATCTGCCCATTTCAGGCAGCATGCATCTTTTGGGATATAATATCAGCTTGAATAACCAGGCGTTAAATCATGAGCTGGCCAAACTTCAGGCGGCCCGCGCCAATCGGAATCCGGAAATCGTTCGCTTGCTCAACGAAATCGGACTGCCGATGTCGTATGAATCCTTGCTCGCTTCTTGGGACGGGCAGCTCTCTCGCCCCCACATTGCCAGCCATATGCTTGAAAAAGGCTATGTAACCAGCATTGACGAGGCCTTTGACAACTATTTGAGCCGGGGTAAACCCGCCTACGTCGATAAATATCGGGTGGATTGGCGGCGCGCCATCGAGGTGGTTCGAAGCGCCGGCGGCGTTTGCGTGTTGGCGCATCCTTCTTTATTGGAGCTATCCGATGTGGACACGCTTGAAGGCCTGATCGTAACGCTGAAAACAGCGGGTTTGGGCGGCATCGAGGTTTTTTATCCGGAACACACACCGGAACAAACCGAATTCTATAAAACCCTTGCCCTTCGATATGATCTTCTCATGACCGGCGGCTCCGATTTCCATGGTGCAATCAACCCACACATTCGAATGGGCGTCGGCAGCGGTGATTTATCCGTTCCTTATTCATTGTATGAAAAGCTAATTTATGCCTCATCATGCAACAAGATATAA
- the dksA gene encoding RNA polymerase-binding protein DksA: MDKKDLDYFKEYLSDRLKELLSQADDTVSDMTGPSDSFPDPTDRASLEADRNFMLRIRDREHKLIKKIKKALDRIENGTFGICESCGEEISVNRLKARPVTTQCIDCKTKEEAMEKALGI; the protein is encoded by the coding sequence ATGGATAAAAAAGACCTTGACTACTTTAAAGAATATCTTTCAGATCGTTTAAAGGAGCTTTTGTCCCAGGCGGACGATACCGTTTCCGATATGACCGGTCCGAGCGACAGTTTCCCGGATCCGACGGACAGAGCTTCTCTTGAAGCGGACAGAAATTTCATGTTGCGGATTCGCGACCGCGAACACAAGTTGATTAAAAAGATAAAAAAAGCGCTTGATCGAATAGAAAACGGCACCTTCGGTATTTGCGAGTCATGCGGCGAGGAAATCTCCGTTAATCGGCTCAAGGCCAGGCCGGTCACCACCCAATGCATCGATTGTAAAACCAAAGAAGAGGCCATGGAAAAAGCCCTTGGTATTTGA